In the Candidatus Saccharimonadales bacterium genome, TGTGATCGGACTATGCGTAGGGTTAATACCCGCCGGAACAGCATCTGCCGCAGACCGTAACGACTTTACCGGGGTTCGTTTTTGGAACCCACATCTATGTATCCTAGTACACAACGGTGTCTGGGAATCGTGGCCAATCGCTACCGCGGCAGCCTATTTTGACTCTAGTGGCGTCGTAGATATAGTCGTTCGCAAGGAAAGCCAAGGAGGATGCGGCAACTATTGGCCGTTCCAAGTATTACATGTTCGACAGGCCAACCTAGGGAATAATACGTGCGGAACACATGGAGGAACAGGGACACCTTACCCGTCAACTGATCACCCATGGAATCCCTACTATGAGTACGTCTATGGCTACCCGTCAGGTGTCGGTGGGCATGCAACACCTTCCATGACGCTTAATTCGGGTTGGTCCGCATGTTATAACTCGAATATACGACTCGCAAATACTGCTTCACAGAGTATAGGCAACGCACTCGGGCTTAGCCGATTATATGAGGCAAAGTCTACACCAACGGTAATGCTTGACTCTGATTACAATAACGCACGCACGCCTTGGGCAACCGCTTATGATCGAAACAATCTTTACGCTCTTTACTACAGACTATAGTTAATTTGTAGCGTTTCAACTTTAAAATACCTCGCAACTTTAGCGAGGTATTTTAATTGCATTATTTTAATGATATGTTATAATTTATCTGAGAGTTGATTCCAATAAGGAATCTGCGCATCGCACGGAAGGTTTCATCATGACCTTGCATTTGTTCGAACCGCTCCCGATCCAGGATGAGGACTTCGTCCCGGCCGAGACCGGCAACGAGTGGCCCTTCGGCTGCTTCGACGGCTCGGCCAGTGATCCCGGTCCGGACGACGAGCACGGAACCGACGGCAACAGCGGCGAGGACCGGAAGGCCGAGGACGGTCCCGATGGGCCGTACGACCGGACCGGCAACGAGTGGTTCTGCGAGCCCGACGGGCTGCTCGTCGCAGCCTAACCCTCAACAAGACACGCTACGCACCACCCCCGCGTAGCTGCGTCGCCGCATCTTGGTGATGCTAACGCCAACCAAGATGCGAAGAACCCCCGACCGCCACAAGCGGTCGGGGGTTCTCTCATATTCTGCCGTTCTAACCGAAAGGATTCGCACGCACTGATACGCTAGAATAACGAATTCTCCTGGTTCTAAAGAGGAGATATTATCCTTAAAATTGCAATCCTATTCTTATTCCGTCATAGTAAAAAATGAAATAAGGAGGTGTTATGAGTCAGAAAAAAGGTCAAGATATATTTACCCGTTTTACAAGTAATGTCGCTTCAATTTTGGGACATGCATGGGTGTTTGCATCAGCCCTACTTATACTTATCGTGTGGGCAGTGACTGGTCCATTACTTGGGTTTTCGGACACGTGGCAATTAATTATTAACACCGGAACAACGATTATTACTTTTTTGATGGTGTTTATTATTCAAAATACGCAAAATCGGGATAATCTTGCGATGAATCTGAAGATGGATGCACTGATGCAGAAAGCCGGCATCACTGCAAGCGATTTGATGGAAGCCGAAGACAAAAGCGATAAAAAACTTGAACATGAGAGAAAGCGCATGCGACGCAAAGTAAGTAATAAGACTGGGGAAAGTAAGAAGACACGTAAGAAATAGGCCGGCAATTGTGCTCGGTACTACTTATGTATATACTTAGCTAAAAGAACCTAATGACAAACGAGCTGGAAATATGTTGCATATAGACAAGCCACGCCACTTTCCCGTAAAAGGCCTTATAGTGACTATTGTTGCACTTCTTTTTGTGATCGTTGGTGCGTACATTTTACTACTTGTTCTTACACCGAATATACCGTTCCTATATTCCTCGCAGCCGCTTAACGTAAAGGCTATGGGCTCACCTAAAGTAGGGGTGAATAAAATTATGATACCTGGAATTGGCGTCGATATACCGTATGGATCTAATGGACAAGCTTCACTTGACAGTGGTGCTTGGTGGCGCTATCCAGAGCGTGGTGATCCAGCAAAGGGCGGTAATTTTGTTATTGCCGCACACAGATTTAGCATTCAACCAACCCCACGTGAAACAGCTATTAAATCACCCTTTTACCACTTAGATAAAGTAAAAGTGGGCGATCCAATTATTGTTGATTTTCAGGGCAAACGATATGGATACAAAATAAGCAAAGCATACACGGTCAAGCCTAGCCAAACAGAAATCGAAGCACAGACAGATAAGCCTAAAATGACATTATATAGCTGCGAGCTAGGCGGATCTAGTGCTGGACGTACCGTATTTGACGCCGAACCAATGGGCGAAATAACCGTCCAATAGAATTATTTACCTGTGAGCGAACGTGTATTTTCAAGGTATTGTTGAGGATTCAAGCCATCGACAATATCCGCAGCCCTAATAAGGTGTGGGGCGCCTCGACACAATTCCCTAAATTCCTTTGGAGAAACCCATTTTGCTTCGACAATCTCATGCATATCTGGCGTAGCGGTAGCATTAACATTAGTTGCCATAAATAGAAAATGGACAAAGTCCTTCCTGTCATCTTGAGGATGGTGATAGACAACATCTACGAATTTGATTTGACTAGATACGAGAGAGATATTCACCTCTTCTTGAAGTTCGCGTAGAGCTGCCTTTTGCGGCGACTCGCCTTCGTCAACAACTCCGCCAGGAACTGACCAATGGTCTTTGTAAGATGCTTTTACAGCGAGCATCTTGTTTTCCTTATTAACACAAATCATAGCCGCACCACATGGTTTTGCAGGTAAATTATTATGCCAGTTAGCTTTTTCCTCAGTTGTAAAAGGAGTAATAGCCATAGTATTTACCTTCTACTTAGCAAATTCAATTGCGCGGGTTTCGCGGATGACATTTACTTTGATCGTTCCAGGATATTGCATGGTGCTTTCAATCTTGGTTGCAATGTCGCGGGCTAGTTTGATAGCAGATAAATCATCGATTGCCTTTGGACTCACGATAACGCGGATTTCACGACCAGCACTAATAGCGTAGGCTTTGTCAATACCCTTAAAGCTAGTTGCAACATTTTCAAGATCGCGCATACGTTCAACAAAGTTTTCAGCGCTGATGTTCCTAGCACCTGGACGAGCAGCTGAAAGTGCATCACACACACGGACAACTAGCGCTTCTGGAGTAGTTGCTTCAATATCGTCATGGTGAGCTTCGATTGCATGGGCAATGTCTTCACTCATGCCATATTTACGGGCAAGTTCCGCACCGATGTGGTGATGTTTTCCTTCGATTTTATGCGTCACCGCTTTGCCAACATCATGAAGCAATGTCGCGATTTTAGTCACACGAACATTCGCACCAATTTCTTCAGCAATGAGTCCTGCCATATGCGCCATTTCGGTACTGTGCATCAAAACATTTTGACCATAGCTTGTACGGAATTTCAGCTCACCAAGTAGGCGAATCATTTCCTTTGGAATACCAGCAACACCGACTTCGCGGGCTGCATCTTCCCCTGCCCTGGTAATGTCTTTATCAATTTGTTTCCCGGCTTTTTCGACAACTTCTTCGATGCGGCCCGGGTGAATACGGCCGTCTTTCATCAGCATTTCAAGTGTTAACCTAGCAACCTGGCGGCGAATTGGATCAAAGCTAGATAGGATAATCATACCTGGAGTATCGTCAACCAAAATATCGACGCCCGTTGCACGTTGCAGTGCCTGAATATTACGTCCTTCTTTGCCGATAATACGGCCTTTCATTTCATCATCGGTGAGTTTGATTGCAGTCACCGTGCGCTCAGCCGTGACTTCACTAGACATGCGCTCCATAGCCGTTACCAAAATTGTTTGCGCACGTTCTTCAGCATCTTCCATGGCGTCGTGCTGCAATTTTGTCACAAGTCCGACAAGGTCTTCCTTGATGTCACGCTCTGTCATTTGCATTAATTTGTCGGCAGCATCGGCTTTTTTAAGCCCTGCGATCTTTTCAAGTTTTTCTTGCTGGCGGGTACGGATATCCCGAATTTCGTTCTTTAATTCTTCGACTTCGCTTTCGCTAACGCGCAATTTTTCGGCTCGCCTGTCGATTTCATCGAGTTTTTTATCAAGGCTAACTTCTCGGTCCGCCAATCGGTTTTCGGTTTTTTTCCATTCTTTTCGACGTTCGTTTTCAAGCTCTACGGCTTCATCTTTTGCCTTTAAGACAATGTCGCCCGCTTTTGTTTTCGCCTGCGCGATTTCTTTTTCTGCTTTATTTCTGCCATCGGTTAGCCGGCGCTTCTCGTAAACGACTGTTCCGCCTACGCCAAAAACTACCCCTAGAACAGCGGCAATTAATCCCTCTATCATAAATTGTTCCTTTCTCCGAGGACCAATCCTACTTGTAAAGACAAGACGTATCTGTTACTAAATCAAAATGAGGACTAGTCTGGAAATTTCAAAAAGTTTCGTGAGAGCCTAAATCATAGACTTCTTTTATTGTAGCTCTTTTTACCTCAACCAAGCAAGCTTATTTGCGCGGTTTTGTGATATGGGCGTCACTGCCGTACAGAGGAAGAACAATCTGATCGTTTTGGCCAGACTGTAGTTTGATAATAACTTGGTCTCTCCATGTTTCGCCCTCTCCACCTACAATCGGAATTGCCAAACTATCGGCCATGGTATTTAAAACCGTCAGGCCAATTCGAAGACCCGTAAAACTGCCTGGTCCGCGAAATACGCCTATTCCAGAAATATCCGTAAACGTTTTACCATTTTTTTGTAATTGTTCTTGCAAATAGTTAAGCAGACCTCTAGCCAGCGTGCGGTCCGCTTGCCATTCGTCGTTATAATGCCAGTCACTATCGACAAGCATAATTTTACAGACAGGAGTGGACGTATCGAGTAAAAGAATCATACAAGCGCCTTTACGAGCTGGGTACTTTTTTCACCGCCAGCCGACAACATAACCTTGCGAGAGTTTTCGGTTGGAGAAGTAATCTGAATTGTGAGCCTATCGGCCGGTAGTACGCCGCTTACGATCTCGGCCCATTCAATCATCGTAACGGAGTGAGGATCATTAAGTGTTTCGTGCAGCTCGCTCGTCATAATTCCCGCATCATTCAGCCGATAAAAGTCATAGTGTGCTAACTGTAGATTATTTGCCGCCACGTACACCCGGCTAATGGTAAAACTAGGGCTTTGTACGTCTTCGTCAACGCCAAAGCCCTTCGCAATTCCTTTGGCAAGGGTCGTCTTCCCAGCACCGACATCACCAACAAGCTCAATAATTTCCCCACCATTAAGAAGCGCTCCGAGCCGAGCACCAAACTCCTTCATTTCGTCTTCACTTTCGGTAGTGATTGTCATCTTAAACATTATACCCGTTTATAGCGCGTTTCATCTAGCGTTTTGTCATTTTCCCAGGTACAATGGAGCGTAAGCAGTATGCGTATTTCAGATATTACTATCGAAAAGTTGCTCGAGCGCAGCGGCGTGGTCAACGCAGAGCAAATCGCCGTTCTTAAGGAAGAGAGCGCTCGTTCAAGACGCTCTTTGCAAGACCTTGTTATTCAAAATGATCTTATAGACAACAAGACACTCACGAAACAATTTGCCGAATATGCACAAATACCTTTTGTCGAACTCGATCCGGCCCAAATTCCACACGATGTTTTAAATAAAATCCCAGAACGTATTGCCCGGCAATACAACACGGTCCTGTTCAAGATTGATGAAGACGGCACGATGCATCTGGCAATGGACGACCCCGACGATGTTCAGGCTGTCAGTTTTATTCAAAAAGAAATCGGCGAAAACACTAAAATTTATATCGCAACACGCGATAATATTCTTTCTTGTCTTGAAAATTACCGAGGTGATGTCAACCAAGAACTAAACGCAGTTATTAATATTCAACGTGAAGACAAAGGTGACAACCAAACAGTCACTGAAGCCGATGTTGCTGAAGATTCGCCGATTGCCCAAACCGTAAACCTTTTGCTTGAATACGCCATTCGTAGTAATGCCAGCGATATCCATATCGAACCCCGCGAAGAATTTGTTCAGGTCCGCTACCGTATTGACGGGGTACTAAAAGAGGTGAATCGCCTACCCCGAAATGTTATTGGCGCGCTGACGAGTCGCATTAAAATCCTTTCCAACCTTAAAATTGACGAACGTCGCGTACCTCAGGACGGCCGTTTCAAGATTAAAATTGCGGGGAAACAATACGCTCTACGTGTCAGTACACTGCCTGTAGCTGATGGTGAAAAAGTCGTTATGCGTATCTTGGATGAATCAAACCAAGCTATCACGCTCCAGGACCTTGGTTACTGGGGACACTCCCTGGAAGTTATCTCCGAGGCTATCACCGAGCCAAACGGCATGGTTCTCATTACCGGACCGACAGGATCGGGTAAATCTACCAGTCTCTTTAGTGTCCTCACCATGCTTAATACGCCCGACGTTAATATTTCAACGATTGAAGATCCGGTTGAGTACAAAATCCCAGGAGTGAACCAAACACAAACCAACGTAAAGGCAGGTATGACCTTTGCCAGCGGGCTGCGCGCGCTCCTTCGTCAAGATCCGAACGTTATCATGGTTGGTGAGATCCGTGACGGCGAAACTGCCAACTTAGGCGTGCAAGCGGCACTAACCGGACACCTTGTTTTTAGTACGCTGCACACCAATAACGCAGCGACATGTCTGCCTCGACTTCTCGACATGGGGATTGAACCCTTCCTTATCGCCAGCACGGTTAAAGCCGTTGTGGGTCAGCGTCTTGTCCGGCGTTTATGCACAAATTGCCGTCAGACCTACACGCCGACCGCTGATGAGATAAAAGCCATTACTCATCTATTCAACCTCCACGACAATCAGGATTTTGGGCACATTCATGATCTTGAAGAACAAGCGCAGAAACAAGCTGTCGGTGGGGATACGCCCCTTGGCACATCCGAAACAACGATTACAAACCTATGGAAAGCCGCGCCTGAAGGCTGCGACGAATGCAGCCATACGGGATACAGAGGCCGTATTGGTATCTACGAAGTCTTAGGAAACACCGTTCCTGTTCAAAAACTGATCGTCGCTAACGCAACCAGCAATCAGATCCAAGACCTAGCAATTGCCGAGGGAATGGTCACTATGCAAACTGACGGACTCGTCAAAGCACTCCGCGGTAATACAACAGTCGAAGAAGTCCTGAGAGTGACTAAAGAATAGTCATGCCTAAGTTTATTTACATAGCGACAAACAGCCTGAATAAATCAATTACCGGCACACTTGAGGCAGCCGACAAATCAGCCGCTATCGCGGCAATCATCAAACAAGGCATGCGGCCTATCAGCGTCAAACCTGGATCAGGTGGCGCCAAAGCATTTAGCTTTAACGATTTTCTGGGTGGCAATAAGGTAAAATCCGACGACCTTGTTATGTTCACACGCCAGCTCAGTGCCATGGTAAGTGCCGGTGTCCCCCTTCTTCGTGCGCTTAGCTCCCTCCAACAACATAGTGAAAGCCCGGCTCTTAAAAAAGTACTTGCAACAGTCATTAAAGACGTAGAGGGCGGCGCACCTCTGGGTGATGCTTTAACAAAGTACCCTAATACCTTTAGCGATGTTTACGTGAACATGGTCCGTGCCGGTGAAGCCGCAGGTATTCTAGATGAAATTTTAAAGCGACTAGCTTTGCAACAAGAAAAAAACGCGACGATTCGTAAAAAAGTAAAAAGTGCCATGACCTATCCGATGGTTCTGATTTTTATTACCGTTATCGCCTTTTTTGGACTTATGATATTTGTTATTCCACAAATTGGTAAAATCCTCAAAGACCTCGGCGGACCTGATGCGGAGCTGCCGCCGCTAACACAAGGGATGCTGTCGATCAGCGGATTTATAACCAGCTATTGGTATATTGTCTTCCCCGCGCTTATTGCCGGCGTTGTCTTTTTGGTTCGTTACATAAAGACGCCAAAAGGTAAAAACCAATTTCATCATCTTATGTTAAAAATGCCCGGAGTTAACACTATTGTTAAAAAGCTAGCCGTCGCCCGTTTTGCGCGCACCTTCTCGGCATTAATGGGTGCGGGTGTCGCCGTACTTGAAGCCCTGACCGTCACGTCGCGGGCAGTAGGAAATGTCGTCTATGAAAAGGCTCTTCTTGATGCAGCCGAAGCCGTTAAAAATGGATCAACCCTTTCGTCGGTCATTGAAAAGAACCCGCTGTTTCCAGCCATCGTTGCGCAGATGCTTTCTGTGGGTGAAGAAACGGGTCAAACTGATATCGTCCTCGTCAAAGTCGCGGATTTCTACGAAGAAGAGGTCGACGTAGCCATCGAAGGCATCAGTTCGATTATCGAACCGGTCATGATCGTTCTTATGGGTGGAATGATCGGGTTGATCGCAGCGAGCGTCATGGGCCCGATTGCCGGCCTTGCTCAAAACGTCAAATAGGGGTGGAAATACCTGCCAAAACAAAGTGCTCATGGTATACTATTAAGCAGTAATCTTAGTGGGCATCAATGGCAAAATTATTCTATAAAGACAAGCCAATTATCGGACTTGATATCAGCCAAACCGGTATCAAGGTCATGGCTGTGGACCCAAAAAAGTGGTCCGTTTTAGGATACGGTTCGATTGATCTTGACCCGGCCAAGGTACAAGAGTCACTTGATAGTGACGATACGTATCTGAGCGAAAATATCAGTTTGTTACTAGGCGAAAAGCTCATCGGGGAACTACCTAGCAATCATGCGATTATCGGTATCCCTACAAGTCGAACTTTCTCCCGGACGTTTACCGTCCCGGCAAAGGCAGAGAAGACTCTCGCGGATGCCGTCGAAATTGAAGTTGATCAATATATTCCTATCCCTATGAGCGCGCTTTACGTGGATTACGAAATCATCGAGCGTACCAAAGAAAACCTGACTATTATCATGTCCGCCGTTCCAAAAGTATTAGTAGACAGCTGTATGGCCGCATGTCTTGCCGCCAATCTAAGGCCAATCATGATAGAGCCTGGAATCAACTCCGTCGCCCGCGTTCTTGAAACAACCGAGGAAGGACACTTGCCTACCTTGATTGTTGATATTGGCCCAGCAAGTACGGATATTGCCGTCCTTGATGGAGGTGCTATTCGCGTGAGTGGGGGTGTCGGTATTGGTGGAAATACGTTTACGCTCGATATTGCTAAAAAGTTAAATGTTGCGCTTGAAAATGCCCATCAGCTAAAAGTCTTAAACGGACTCAGCACGGGCCCTAGGCAAGCCAAAATAAACGGCGCGTTAGGACCTAGCCTGCAACGAATCGTCACAGAGATCCGTAAGGTTATCCGTTATTACAACGAACGTCTTAACGATGACCGCAAAATCGAACAGGTCCTCGTCGTAGGAGGTGGTAGCAACGTACCCGGTATTGGAGACTACTTCACCAACGAGCTCGTCATGGCTGCGCGAGTCGCAAGCCCTTGGCAGAAACTTGATTTTGGTAAATTACCTCAACCTAGCAAACAATTCCGCCCTCGTTACATAACTGTCGCCGGCCTTGCGAGTGTCAACGAGAAAGAGGTCTGGAAATGATCAACCTTTTACCTCCAGCCAATAAACGTCAGATAAGAGCAGGTCGCAGCAATACGCTGCTTGTCCGCTATAATTTCTTTTTGCTTGGCGCGTTAGGGTTTCTTTTAATCGCAATCGGTTTTGTTTACTTCTACCTCGTCAATACGAAAACAAGTGCCGAAGCGGTAGTCCAAGAAAACCAGACAAAAGTTACCGACTTCCGACAAGTTGAACAAGAGGCAAACGAATTTAAAAACAACCTCGCCGTCGCTAAACAAATTCTTAGCAAGGAAGTTGTCTATACGAAAGTCATCCTCGAAATCGCCGCACTGATACCAAAAGGCGTCGTGCTTGATAACCTTAATCTTGATGCCAAGACATTCGGTACTGAAACAACTCTGACGGCTCGTGCCAAGACTGTTGATGACGCAATTGCTCTTAAAAACTCGTTCCAAAATTCACCATCCTTTTCTAATGTCCATTTTCAAAGTATTGCCACTGCCGAAGCAGGAGGTACATATCCTATTAATGTCAGTTTAAACGTTACTATCAATAAGGATGCAGCCAAGTGAAAAAACGTCAGTTAACCGCTACCGCCCTACGCCTTATCTTAACGACTAGCCTGTTCGCTACTGCAGGAATTGGCATTGCCGTGTTCTCAATAGCCGACAAAACGTTAAAAGGTACCGCGGTAGCAACCAGCCATTCTGTTGCCGACGCCAGTGCAAGCCAAAATAACCTCCAGAACCTACAAAAACTCCAACAAGACCTTATTAATAAAAAAGATGTTGTCACACGAGCAGAAAGTATCGTGGCCGAAAGTCGAAGCTACGAGTATCAAAACCAGATTATAAATGACCTTAACGATTACGCCGCCCGAGCTAAGCTTAGTATTACCAACATCACCTTTAACGCAGCTGCTGCGGCAGGTGGCGCGGCAACAACTCCCGCGACGCCAGCTCCATCAACGACAATCGTTAACGGTGTGAAATCAACGTCCGTATCAATTACCCTTAAAAATCCTGTCGACTACATTAGTATGCTCAAGTTTATTAAATCCATCGAGCAAAACCTTACTAAAATGCAGATATCGAACATTGCCCTTTCACAGAGCACAGACGGCCAACCCGGCATTTCCAGTGATACATTAAACATTGAAGTATATATTAAGTAGGAATTATATGAACATATCTCTTACCAGTATTAAAAAACTCATCCTCGCATTACTTCATCGTTTTCACGCTATTATCTTTGTCGTTGTAGTTGTTGGCGGCTTGGCCGCAGTAGTACTTTTGCTTAACAGTATTATCGTGTCGTCTAGCGAACAAGGCGACTATGTTCCCCCCGGCAGCAATCCGTCGTCATTCGACCAAACGACAATTGACCGTATCGAGCAACTAAAAACCCGTACTGATTCGACAGCACCTCTTGATCTTTCGAAAGGTCGGACTAATCCTTTTGTTGAGTAGTTACACGAAAACGTTTATACTAAAAGTATGTTACTCGCTGGATCTCGACTCATAGACGCACCCGTTTTGGGATTACAGACAGGCAGCGAACTTGCAAGGACTAGCCGCCCTATTATCGACCCTGCTAAACTTGAAATCATCGCCTATGAAGTAAATGGCCCGCTCCTTGACCTTCACCCTTCACTCCTGCGGGTCGCGGACGTACGAGAGTTTAGCGATATTGGTATTATCGTCGATTCAAGTGATGAATTTGTCACGCCTGACGATATTATTAAGCTTGATGAAATATATAAGCTTCATTTCGATATTGTTGGTATGCGTGTCATTGATGAAAAAAGGCGAAAGCTTGGTAAGGTCAGTGCCTACACTATTGATACGACTGGCTTTTTAATTCAACAACTAAGCGTCAAACGACCTCTTCTAAAAAGTTTGAACGACACAGAACTTTTGATTCACCGGTCGCAAATTACCGAGATTAACGATCATGCGATCGTGGTCCATTCACAGGCAAAAATTCCTCAGCCTGCTATACCTTCGGTTCGCACCGCATATGTTAACCCATTTCGTAAAAGCGCGAACGCGGAACAAATTGATCAAAAATAACTTTATTCTTCGCTTTCGGCAAGAGCCTGCTTTATATCGTCATAGCTAAAACCCTGCCTAGCTAAATATTGCATGAGTTTTTGTGCGTCCGGATAGCGCGCGCGCTTCTTGGCAATAACCTTCTGTAATTCGTCTGTATCATTTCTAGGGGATTGGTCAACAAAGTGTTCGATAATTGATGATTCGACACCCTTGCTGCGAAGCTCGGATATAATCTTTCTTTGACTGGCACCTTTTGTAAGATTGCGATTCTCTACCCAAAAACGCGTGAATTTTTCATCATCGACATAGCCTTTTTCGAGCAAACGATCAAAAACTCGATTTGTTAGCTCTACACTGACGCCTTTTTTAATTTGGCCGGTCTTCGTTCTGGCGTCGCGCGTCTTACGATATAGATAGTCACGAACTTCACGCATACTATGAGGCCGCATCAGGCTATATTCGAGTGCTCTTGTGTATAATTTTCCAAATTGGCTCTCGGTCTCTAGTTCCAGTAGTTCTTCGTCGGTATATTCTTTGCCTATGCGAATACCTAGATCGGCCACCTGTAGAATATCCAGACTGAATCGATACTTGCCGTCAACCATCACGTTGACGCGGTCCCTGTCTTTCTGCTGTGCGGTAATGCCAGTGATCTTCATTGTCTCAGTATAGCTGATATACTAAAGGCATGACAAAACCCAAACAAACATCAAAGGCTAGCTGGAAAATGAGTAGCGCCGAACCACCTACGTCTAAATACACGGCTTTTTACCTCATTTTACTTATTCTTACCACAATAAGTGCTATATTTGGCCTCACTGGGTTTAGCGGAATAGGTGATTCCCTACGCTATGTTCACGATGCCCCGATCCTAACCTGCATCACGTTTGGTCAGTATATCACCACTCTATTGATGATAGCCGGGGTTGTATTTCTTTATAAAAAACAAAAGGACGGTTTGTACCTTTTGTTTGGCGCATATGCCTTCACTATCATCACAATGACGGTCCTGCCCTTTGCATCCGATCCAATTATCCTTGAGACAGCCAGACAGCTTACTATCCAAGAAGGTGCTAAGATTAGCATGCAGGACGCCGAAACTTTTGCTCGTATTGCCTTGAATATTATCGCTGTGCTTAACATCATTTCTAGTCTTCTCTTTGCCCTATTGTGGCAGCTTGCCTGGAACAAGCAGGCCAAGAGGGATTCTCTCGTTAAATAAAAACTACGGGTCTCGTTACGAGACCCGTAGTTTTAAAGTGAGCGCACCAAGAGCTTTTTAGGCGGCTTCTTCAGCAACCTTTACGCGAACCTTTTTGTCGATCTCCGCAAGAACTTTAGGGTTTTCTTTCAGATAGACTTTGGTAGCTTCACGGCCTTGGCCAATTTTGGCTTCGTTATAGTCGAACCATGCGCCAGCTTTGCCTACAATGCCATGCTGGACGGC is a window encoding:
- a CDS encoding PilN domain-containing protein, with protein sequence MINLLPPANKRQIRAGRSNTLLVRYNFFLLGALGFLLIAIGFVYFYLVNTKTSAEAVVQENQTKVTDFRQVEQEANEFKNNLAVAKQILSKEVVYTKVILEIAALIPKGVVLDNLNLDAKTFGTETTLTARAKTVDDAIALKNSFQNSPSFSNVHFQSIATAEAGGTYPINVSLNVTINKDAAK
- a CDS encoding RecX family transcriptional regulator; this encodes MKITGITAQQKDRDRVNVMVDGKYRFSLDILQVADLGIRIGKEYTDEELLELETESQFGKLYTRALEYSLMRPHSMREVRDYLYRKTRDARTKTGQIKKGVSVELTNRVFDRLLEKGYVDDEKFTRFWVENRNLTKGASQRKIISELRSKGVESSIIEHFVDQSPRNDTDELQKVIAKKRARYPDAQKLMQYLARQGFSYDDIKQALAESEE
- the pilM gene encoding pilus assembly protein PilM encodes the protein MAKLFYKDKPIIGLDISQTGIKVMAVDPKKWSVLGYGSIDLDPAKVQESLDSDDTYLSENISLLLGEKLIGELPSNHAIIGIPTSRTFSRTFTVPAKAEKTLADAVEIEVDQYIPIPMSALYVDYEIIERTKENLTIIMSAVPKVLVDSCMAACLAANLRPIMIEPGINSVARVLETTEEGHLPTLIVDIGPASTDIAVLDGGAIRVSGGVGIGGNTFTLDIAKKLNVALENAHQLKVLNGLSTGPRQAKINGALGPSLQRIVTEIRKVIRYYNERLNDDRKIEQVLVVGGGSNVPGIGDYFTNELVMAARVASPWQKLDFGKLPQPSKQFRPRYITVAGLASVNEKEVWK